CCTCCGGTATCCCAGCAGGCAGTGCAGCCTAGAGACGCTGACAGAGGACCAGAGGAGAGGAGTAGTCGCAGCTGCTTTCCGAGGAGCCAGTGTTGCTGAGATTGCCAAAATGCTTTGGAGTTTTTAACTGACTTAAGAAAAGTCCAAAAGAGATTTGAGACTGTAAAAACTGACGCTGCAGCAAGGGGAATTCAGTGCCAATGCATCAACAAAAAAGACAGCCAGAGTTGGTGGAAGGAAATCTTCCTGTTTTTGTGTTTCCCACGGAGCTAATATTTTATGCAGATGACCAGTCAACACATAAGCAAGTGTTGACTCTGTATAACCCCTATGAGTTTGCCTTAAAGTTCAAAGTTTTGTGTACTACTCCAAATAAGTATGTCGTCACTGATGCTGCAGGTGCAGTAAAACCTCAGTGTTGTGTGGATATTGTGATTCGTCATAGAGATGTTCAATCCTGTCACTATGGTGTAAAAGACAAGTTCCGCCTCCAAGTTTCCGAGCAGGGCCAGAGGAAAACTTTAGGAAGGAAAGAGGTTGTGGCTATTCTTCACCCATCcgcaaaagaacaacaaaaggaagaagaggaaaaaaggataaAGGAACATTTAACCGAAAGTTTATTTTTTGAGCAGTCCTTTCAACCAGAGAACAGAGCTGTCTCCTCAGGACCTGGCTTACTAACCGTCTTCCTGGGAGTGGTGTGCGTTGCAGCTTTGATGCTTCCTACGCTGGGGGATGTGGAATCGCTGGTACCTCTCTATCTCTACTTAAGTGTGAATCAAAAATTAGTGGCTGCTTATGTCTTAGGTCTTATCACAATGGCTATACTTGGAACATGAGCAAGAAATTCAGTTGACTTCTGaagtaaatttattttgcaaatatgaACAAAAAAGATGTTGTCATTATTCAAGATGGGCctattcttaaatatattaagTTTATGTAGAAACGGCTTATTATTGAACATTCTCAAAACCGTTTTCATATCCATGGATGTGATGGTATTACTTTGATACATCGATTAGCAAATCTTATGATAGCCCAATATCAAACCATCCTTGTATTCCTGGACATACATCTTCCAGTTCCCTCCATAGGGGTCTGTTTCCTTTACCACACGATCCTTTAAGAAGTGATAGGTGAAACTGAGGCAAATAGGAAGCGGATGCCCAGGGATAGTGAGTAATTAAGTGACAAAGGCTCAATTCATCGACCATCAATTTAGATGGGGCCAACTTCTATGTGTCCTGTGGACTTCAGCTACAGGGGAAACTTCGTTAGATGGGTTGAATGGACTATGACGTCCCCTCCTGTGAAAGGCAGCGAAAAGACTCTGGCTAAAATGGGAATATTTGCGGTGTCAGTACAGCCAGACATTTCTCAATACCATGTTCCCTCCCGCCCCACTGCGTACCCCCAAGACTCCATTTCCCAGCATTCCCCGCATCTAGAGACACTAGGCCGGGAGGAGCATGAGCCTGCAATggtttctgggaaatgtagtccagcTCCGAAACCGCATTTAAAGAACAGGGGTTTAATAGTTCTGAGACAGCGACGGCGCAGGCGCAATCCGCGGCCCGCCAGAGGGAGGGAAGGCCTGGCCGCCCTGCGCAACCCGCGGGGGCGCACAGGTGAGTCCCGACCTGGCGGCCGGGAGCCGGAGCGGTTGGGTGCGGGACGAGCCGGGCAGGCCTGCGGGCGCTCAGGGAGGCGGGCCCGAGTCGCGCCTGGGTGGGCGCTGTGGGCGGGCGGTGTCCCGCCCCCGTCCTATCCCTAGCGAGGCGGCCCCAGAGAGCCTCTGCCATCCGCGCGGCTTCGGACGGTCTCAGCGCGCAGGAATTGGGCGCCTGCTGTTTGCCAGGAGGCAGGCGAGCGCGGAACTGCTGCGAACTCCCAGCAGGGAGACTGAGCGTTTCCTCACTTCTcaggtgaagaaacagactccGCGGCTTCTCGCAGGTCCCAGTGGTCggcctgggatcacaccccgggGTGTCTGACCCGAAAGCCCCCACGTACTCTGCACAGTCACGCCCTCTGTCGCTGTCCTCCTTACCCTGAGCATGCTTCCCTTTCTCTGGGTCTCCAATCTCTCTGATCGCCCCCCACCATCCCAACCCCTGTTCAGTCCCCCTCTCTGCATGTCTGCGCGCCCCCCTTCCCCACGagtctgtgtttgtttctaaaaatagGGCCATTATCTTCCAAGACCACAGCACCATGATCACATCAGGACAGTAACATCGATACAAACGATTAGCTAATCTGCAGACCCTCAGATTTTGCTAATTGTCCCAATAGTGTACTTAACGGCAAAAGAAAATCCCGTATCACGCAAGGCATTAGTTGTTGGGTCTCTTTAGTCTCCGTGAACTTGACGCagttcttcattctttccttgatCTTGATGATCTTGGCAAAACCAGGTACTTCTACAACGTCCCTTAGTCTGGCTTTGTTCAGTGTTTCATCATGATTAGATTTAGGTTTGGCGGGAATACGTTAGGCGTGATGCTGTGTCCTCGTCAGATCAGGAGCCCCTGCCGCCCGTTTGCCCATCACAGGTCATGTCAGTCTTGATCACTTGGCTGCAGTGGCGTCTGCCAGGCCTCTCCGCTCTAAAGTTACCTTCTTCTTTCTGTAATTATTAAGTGACTTGTGAGGAGATAGATAGGGGAGAGTCTGTAAGACTCTGCTTCTCATTTCCTCATCAGAATTTTGCCCACTGGTTTCAGCCTTCAACTGCTTGTGTTCCTGTGTAACCGGAAACACGTGTGAAGCCGTGTcgttttatttctggactgtaTTAGATTCCCGTTGCCgctgtaacaagttaccataAACTTGGTAGcttcaaacaacacaaatgtGTTCTCTTACAGGAGGTTCTCTTACAGAGAGGCTCTAACCTCTCTTGGGGAGGTTAGAAGTCTGCAGTGGGTTTCACccggctgaaatcaaggtgtcagcagagcagTGCGCCCTCCTGAGGCTCTAGGGGGCAATccgtttccttgcctttcccagcttctagaagctgcttgCGTTCCTTAGATGAGGCCTCTTCCTCCAGCTTCAGAGCCAGAggctgtgtcttctctctctgactctgttcCTCTTTATTTCCCTCACATGGCCTACTCCTCCAGGTCACAtatccccctgcctccctcttctgggGACACTTACGATTGCATTTAGGACCCACcctgataatccaggataatcttcctatctAGAGGtgcttaacttaatcacatcacAGGTTCATCCCACAAGATACAAGAGTAGGGCCACTGTTCGGCCCACCACCTGGCCTGTGTCCTGGCCTGTCTCCCCCACCAGGCAGGGATCCCCTTTAGGGGCTCATTATTCGCTCATTATTCTGTCCTCAGATGAGCCCGTCACTCTCACATGAGTCTCAGAGCAtagttgatgaatgaatggaagtCACCATAATCCAaataccaatttttctttttcttttcttcaaacaACATCGTAAGTGGGAGGTCAGGTTCCTTATGCAGGATTTGTAAGGCAGATAGAAGGAgctctctaggggcacctgggtggctcaatcggttaagtgtccaactctcgatctcagctcaggtcttgatctcagggttgcgcaCTGGACTCCAcgccctattaaaaaaaaaagaagaagaagaaggtgctCTGCAGAAAGGGGTAGATCCACACCagggaatactattcagccataaaaaggaacgaagcCTTGATACAtagtacaacatggatgaatctggaacacattatgctaaatgaaagaagccagacacaaaaatatgattccattcatatgaaatgtccagaataggcaaatccattaagacagagaaatgaggggcgcatgggtggcacagtcagttaaatgaccgattggtttcagctcgggtggtgatctcagggttgtgagattaagccccgagttgggctctgtgctcagtgcagtctgcttgggactccttctcccttgccctctgcccctccccgctctatgaaataaataaacaaatcgagagaaagaaagaaagaaagaaagaaagaaagaaagagagagagagagagagagaaaggaaggaaggaaggaaggaaggaaggaaggaagaaagaaagaaagaaagaaagaaagaaagaaagaaagaaagaaaagaaaagaaagaaagttgagtAGTTGTCAGGGGCTGGCATTGAAGGGCTGGGAAAGAATAGGGAGATTTGGGAGTGACTGATTAATGGTAGAGGGTTTCCTTTTAGGGTGATGGTGAAAACATTCTGGAACCAGATcctggtgatggttgcacaacaacgTCCTAAATGCCACCGAACTGTATTGTTTAAAGTGGTTAAAATGTTACATTGCATGTTATATGCATTTTACCAcgagaaaaaaaagtaagaataaaaagGCGCAGCCAGACTTCTGGGCCTGAATCCCGCTCTGACACTTGaaatctctgtgaccttgaggaagGGCCTTGACCTCTcgtgcctctgtttccttctctggggACAGCCCTAGTTACGTCTTCCAGAGCTGTTATGTGGGTGCAGTGAGCTGAGCCTCCTGATTGCCAGCTGTTGTCGGTATGGAATGGGGGCCTCAGGCAGCCTGTCCTGAGCCTTCGCTCCAGCTCCTGGGAGACTAGGGTCCTCTCTGTCATGAGACATCTTTGGGAAAGcgactgtctgtctgtctgggcCAGAACTGACCCCCTCTGTGCTCCagtctcctcctccagctctgcGGACTCAGGCCTGGTCCTTTCTGCTGGAGGCACATACCCAGGACCCTGATGGCTGAGGACCAGGTGAGTCTGGGCTCCCTCTTCCCCAAGATGACTTTGTGGACCCCAGAGGGCCATCCTTATCTCTGCCTGTGGACCGAAGATCATCTGCCCCTCCCAGGCATGGGGAAGAGGCTATGGTGGGAAGagctctggggctgggaggggagaggaaaggaggggatggagggaaagggaggggaggggcaggataCTCTGAGCTGGGACGTTATGATATGGTCTAAAAACCAATCTAATGCTCAGCGGCCTTTTGAGTTGCCAAGAGAAGTGGGCAGTAGATGGTTTTGCTTCACCCCGAGCCTTATCCTTGGAGTCAGGGATGGGGATTGGGATCCCAGTTTGGGTCTGAGATGGAGCACCACTTAGTTATCATTCTTGCACACAAtggcttgatttttaaaaaatgtttcttaggATTGTCATATACAGGTGTGCAGGTTGCGCACTGCACAAGGGTGCTTCACCACAGTGGCAGGATTCACATCGTATACCTCATTCACTGGTATATTATGGCAGTTTTTACGCAGATGGCAGTAAACTTATTTACTAAAATAATTGGCATATTATAACAATTTTCCAACAGATGGCAGTAAAGAGTCACCCAAAAGGGAGCTTTCTCCTACCTTCTGCCAATGTGCCTGTGGGCTAGCAGCTGCCTGAAACTTTCTGCATTTCTGTGGGCCATATTTATTCAGTTATCTCAAACCTGCTGAGTCAGGATGTTCCAGCCTGGAGTGTTAGAGCTGGTTCATCCACCAGCAGGGGTAGGCTCTTGACCCATGACCTCTCCGGCCCCAGAGTTCTAGAAGGATATGGCCCTCCACCATGTAAAATTGCCCCTTGCAGGAATCAGTGACCTTCAAGGATGTGGCTGTGGACTTCACCCTGGAGGAGTGGGGCCAGCTGGGGCCTGGCCAGAGGAAGCTGTACTGGgacgtgatgctggagaactacCAGAACCTTCTCTCACTGGGTgaggccctgccccctgccttccCAGGAAGAGGCGTGATGCCCCCTTTCTGCCCTCATCTCCTTTGTGCCCACCCACTGCTCAACAGAGGGCACTCACTGAGGTCATGGGGTGCCCTCTCTGCTCCTGGcctctgtctgtatctctgtctctccGCCACTTCTCCTAGAGTCCCTGCGTCCCCAGGGGCCCTGAGTCCTCTGCCTGTCCTGCAACATTTCAGCCTGTGCCCCCACCTTCTCCTCTTGCTCCCCTTTCCACATGGGGTGACTTCAGGTTCCTCCCTGGAATGCCTGTTCTAGAATCTCAGACTCTCAAGTGCTCCTTGGATGTCCTTCAGTCATCTGGCTCCATCTCAGAATCTTTCCAAAGCACAGGAATGCTGTTCCCCAAATATGTCTCCCTCATCCTACGCTGTCCACCACCCCGCCCCCTGCCTCCTGCACCCCTGCAAGGGCACTCACATTTGTCACACTCACCCTGACCTCAGCGTCTCCACACGGACCTGCTCCTCCTCCACTGGGTCCCCCATCCCCAGACCAAACACCCCCAACACCATCTtcactcctctccctccctcctccccagcagccccccacatcctctctgcctcccagcaatctctgcctgtcccctcctctctgcctgcagcCCAGCCCTGACCTGGCCTTGTCCTCACCCCCTGACCCCACTCCGGCCTCCTCAGTGGGCTGTCTTTCTGTCCACCTCCATCTCTCCTCAGGTCCTTTTTCTGACTCTTCTGTCTTGCATTTTCCCTATAAGCTCTGGTGGTTTGaaggctccttcctcagccttCCTCGCTCACACACTTTCACTGGACGAACTCACCAAAAACCCGCTTAAACTTCGGCGTCAGGGGCCCCAGGAAAGCCCCCAGTTTCCGGGGCTCGAGGAGGACCCACAGGCCTCAGCAGGCAGCTGTACTCACAGCCCCGATTCATTGCAGTGAAAGGACACCGAGCATAGCCAGCTAAGGGATAAGGCATGTGGGGTGACATCTAGGGGGGACCAGGCCAGAGTCGCCTCCCCGAGGAGTCACACAGGACATACAACAAGACGTGACAACACGTGTGAGGTGTTGTACCCCAGGGACCCTCGTTAGAGACCCCATCAGCGCCCAGGGTTTTCACTGAGGTCTGGTTGCATCAGCAGCCTCAGCCTAGCACgtatcaaaattccagactccccGAAGGAAAGCAGGGGTTCAGCAGAAACCCCATTGTGTGCACCAATAGCTTAGGCCCGGGGAGGCCCTCCTGGCAACCAGGGAGTGCAGGGAAGCTTCCCGAAATCCAGCTTCCCAGATGCCAGCCACGGGCTGCCTTGTAAGCAGGCCTTTCCAAGGAGAGCCAGCAGCCTGCTCTGTGACCCCTTTTCTTCACAACTTGGGTGTAAAGAACGAGGTCCCTTCTGCCTGTCCCCTGCAGAAGTGCATTCCCTCACAGTTCAGAGGCCAGAGGTGCAAAATCCAGCTGTGGGCAACCTCCTTTAGAAGGCTCCAGGGCGAGGTCCTTCCTGGATACAGCTTCTGGAGGCTCCTGGCGGCCCTTGCTGTTCCTTGCCCTGTACCCCCGTCACCCCGATCTcggcctccatcttcacatgaccTTTCCCCTCcatgtatgtctgtgtgtctctcctcTTCAAACAAGGACACCGGTCTTTGGACTCAGGGCCCAGCCTGCCCCTGTAGGACCTCATGTTCACaaattacatctgcaaagccccTGTTTCTGAGGAAGGTCACATTCTGCGGTTTCTCTGGACGAAATTTGGGGAGAACACTGTTCAACCCACTATCAGAAGAGAGAAGTGAGTGGTCTCAAAGACAGCAGGcataaaaaaggcagaaagaaagagatgagatTAATTTCAGGAATGTATTTTCTTCTCCCCAATCCGTCCAAAAGATGATCATTTTGGCACCTATCGAGACAACAATCAATATGCCAATTATTGatgatatttttacatttttctccacAGTAAGTCAGTCTTTGAAGTTCGATGTGTATTTCACACTCAGCTTGAACGGGACAGAACCGGAGCCTTAAGCAGGGATGTCAGGGCCCAGGCTCTTCCTGGAATGTAGTAGGCACTAACAAATGAGTCTTGCACAGACCATTAGAGCtgccgccttttttttttttagatttatttatttatttattttagagaaagcaagagagtgagagtgtgagtggggggaggggcagaaggagagggagagagaaagacactcccaagcagactccccattgagcagggagcccgacgcggggctcgatcccaagaccctgagatcatgacctgagccaaaatccagaggcggacacttaaccgactgagccacccaagcacctggACCACTAGAGCTTCTAATCATTAGGCATCCAGTGTATGCAGCTCCCCTGAGGCCTCCCGATGACTGGCAGCCATGGCCAAATCCGGTGTCTTTTCCAGGGGCA
This genomic window from Ursus arctos isolate Adak ecotype North America unplaced genomic scaffold, UrsArc2.0 scaffold_19, whole genome shotgun sequence contains:
- the LOC113247295 gene encoding motile sperm domain-containing protein 1-like is translated as MHQQKRQPELVEGNLPVFVFPTELIFYADDQSTHKQVLTLYNPYEFALKFKVLCTTPNKYVVTDAAGAVKPQCCVDIVIRHRDVQSCHYGVKDKFRLQVSEQGQRKTLGRKEVVAILHPSAKEQQKEEEEKRIKEHLTESLFFEQSFQPENRAVSSGPGLLTVFLGVVCVAALMLPTLGDVESLVPLYLYLSVNQKLVAAYVLGLITMAILGT